The following proteins are encoded in a genomic region of Mustela erminea isolate mMusErm1 chromosome 3, mMusErm1.Pri, whole genome shotgun sequence:
- the LOC116585819 gene encoding histone H2B type 3-B, translating into MPDPSKSAPAPKKGSKKAVTKAQKKDGKKRKRSRKESYSIYVYKVLKQVHPDTGISSKAMGIMNSFVNDIFERIASEASRLAHYNKRSTITSREVQTAVRLLLPGELAKHAVSEGTKAVTKYTSSK; encoded by the coding sequence ATGCCTGATCCGTCCAAATCGGCGCCCGCGCCCAAGAAGGGCTCCAAGAAGGCCGTCACCAAGGCGCAGAAGAAGGATGGCAAGAAGCGCAAGCGCAGCCGCAAGGAGAGCTACTCCATCTACGTGTACAAGGTGCTCAAGCAGGTGCACCCCGACACTGGCATCTCGTCCAAGGCCATGGGCATCATGAACTCGTTCGTCAACGACATCTTCGAGCGCATCGCCAGCGAGGCCTCCCGCCTGGCGCACTACAACAAGCGCTCCACCATCACGTCCCGCGAGGTGCAGACGGCCGTGCGCCTGCTGCTGCCCGGCGAGCTGGCCAAGCATGCCGTGTCCGAGGGCACCAAGGCTGTCACCAAGTACACCAGCTCCAAGTGA
- the LOC116585818 gene encoding LOW QUALITY PROTEIN: histone H2A.J (The sequence of the model RefSeq protein was modified relative to this genomic sequence to represent the inferred CDS: deleted 2 bases in 1 codon), whose translation MSGRGKQGGKARAKAKSRSSRAGLQFPVGRVHRLLRKGNYSERVGAGAPVYLAAVLEYLTAEILELAGNAARDNKKTRIIPRHLQLAIRNDEELNKLLGRVTIAQGGVLPNIQAVLLPKKTESPQGQGQVRPRRRADNGRAPQGPRDTKGSFQSHPQPQEKSRTEHNSVPCLRAATSRAHGEPGTRHDPGRCAAAGAHVHVAALPPGYRSPGRCLSLCYWATLSRQEEAACPLRACRTRWVHWVLEKRPSWREGAP comes from the exons ATGTCTGGCCGAGGCAAGCAGGGCGGCAAGGCGCGTGCCAAGGCCAAGTCACGCTCTTCGCGGGCCGGCCTGCAGTTCCCGGTGGGCCGCGTGCACCGCCTGCTCCGGAAAGGCAACTATTCGGAGCGGGTTGGGGCGGGCGCGCCCGTGTACCTGGCGGCCGTGCTCGAGTACCTGACGGCCGAGATCCTGGAGCTGGCGGGCAACGCGGCGCGCGACAACAAGAAGACGCGCATCATCCCGCGCCACCTGCAGCTGGCCATCCGCAACGACGAGGAGCTCAACAAGCTGCTGGGCCGCGTCACCATCGCGCAGGGCGGCGTGCTGCCCAACATCCAGGCCGTGCTGCTGCCCAAGAAGACCGAGAGC CCACAAGGCCAAGGGCAAGTGAGGCCGCGGAGGCGGGCCGATAACGGCCGCGCGCCCCAGGGGCCCCGTGACaccaaaggctcttttcagagccaccCCCAGCCTCAAGAAAAGAGCCGCACTGAGCACAATTCCGTTCCTTGTCTTAGGGCTGCGACCTCCCGGGCGCACGGGGAACCGGGCACGAGGCACGATCCGGGCAGGTGTGCCGCCGCGGGTGCGCACGTACACGTGGCTGCCCTCCCCCCAGGCTACCGCTCGCCGGGAAGGTGCCTGTCCCTGTGCTACTGGGCCACGTTGAGCCGCCAGGAAGAGGCCGCTTGCCCACTCCGGGCCTGCAGAACCCGGTGGGTTCACTGGGTACTGGAGAAGCGTCCTTCGTGGAGAGAAGGGGCCCCGTAA